The nucleotide sequence TCATGGTTTCCAGCAGCATCTTTATCATATCTTTTCTTACAAGATATTTATTATTAATGCTCCATCTGCCGTTTGGTTGTCTTTTAAATAAGTTATTCCGTCCGTCCTTGTGAGCAATAAAAATGCTGTCAACCGCTGCCGTGTCAGTAACAGTGAAGTCTGTCTCAGCGATGCTGAGGGTAGAGGTACCTTGTCTTTTTTGTATAGCGAACCAGGTGATGATTGATAAAACAATCAAAATGATAACCAGGATTATAGTTTTATTCTTTGACATTTACAAATAGAGCATTTAATTTATCCTTTTTCTGTGCTTAAAATCCGATCCGTTTCCTTGGGTGACTTGGAGGTTCCATCAGTTGACGAATAGCTTTAAATACCACTGCAAATTGTTTGTCGTATTTCTTTTCTAATTCTTCTAATTTATGAGCCAGTTCTTTGTTGGTAGAAAGTATTTCTCTTAAACGGACAAAGGCTTTTACTACTTGTATACTTGCCTGCACAGCTACAGGACTGTTTAAAACACTTGCCAGCATAACAGTTCCATGTTCAGTAAAGACATAAGGCAGGTGAGGAGAAAATTTAATTTTTTGAAGGTGATAGCAATTTGCGATAACCTCTCTCTTTTCTTCTTCCGTGAGTTGAAACATGAATTCTTCCGGGAAACGTTTAATATTTCTTTTTACCTGCTCATTTAACCTTCTTGTTGTAACCCCGTAAATTTCAGCCAAGTCAGTATCTAACATTACTTTTTTACTTCTGATAATCAAGATGCCTCTATCTACTTTTTCAGAAACTAAAAGGGACTGTCTTTTTTCCATCTTTATATTAAAATTATGTTATCGCAATTTGCGATAACCTTTTCAAAGGTACTTATTTGGCTACATAATGAATTCAAGTTTTCTTTTACTAATTCAAATATAATTTTTTCTTTATAATTAGTGTAATTAGTGGTTCTGATTTTATTTTTTTGCCAGCAAATTCATCGGATGACCCAAACGCACAACCTGGAGAGTCATCCGATGATAACCACCCCTTGTCATAGTCATTGTCTATTGTCATATTGTCTACTGTCTATTGTCAACTGCCAACTGTCAACTTTCTTTCATACTTCCTCTTCCTAAAATAATTCCTCCCCACCCCAAATAAAACAATCAAAATAACAGGCACAACCAAATTTATCAACTGCCATTTCAGTCTTTCTTCTTTTATTTTAACTTTATCCAAAGGCCTGAATGTCACTTCTTTGGCTCTTAAAGTAATAATACCACTTTCGTCAAGCAAATAATCCACTGCATTTAATACAAATTCTTTATTGGCAAATTGCCTGCGGGTAAACCTGTCATATCCAAGCGGGTAAGGATGACCTGTTTTTTTATTAACATCATTTTGGATCAAATCACCATCGGAGCAGATAATGATCTTTGAAGGTTTATCTTTTTCTTTGAATTCAAACGTATTCTCTGTATGCAATGCCAGCCGGTGCGTATACAGAGACTGAAAGCTGCCTTCAAGCAAATATGCAACGGGAAGACTTCCCTGGCTGAATAATCGTGGATTAACATCAAGCCGCACCTCGTTAAAATTAACCCTCACAGGTGTGGGCAATATTTTGGAATATTTTGATGTAAATACCAATGGCGTCTTTTTTATCCCCCCGGCTTTTACCGTGTCTATTGTACCCAAAAACCTTGCATAAAGCACATCCATATTCTTCACTATCGGATGTTTGCTGAAGGTATTCAGCAAAAGATAATAGCGCCAGTTTACAAGCCGGGTCTGCGGCTGGTTGCCCATGTAACCGACAAACAGTGGTATAACCCCGGAGTTCAGATCCTGGATCAGATCTGCATTTAATCGTATTCCGTATCTAAAGAACATGTCTCCAAGATCCAGCTTATAGGGCATCACCAGCTTGCCTTCTTCCCCGATGCTGTCGAGATTGACATTAACCGCATCAATAAAAAAGAGCGCCTTTCCGCCTTTTATGATAAATTGATCTATTTTGTATTTGTCATAATCACTAAAAACAGTATCCGGCCTGGCAACGATAATGGCGTCATAATCATTCAGGCTAATTTTTTCGGGCAGGTTTATACGCTCAATAAGGAAGTTTTCTTTTAATGAGCTGGTAATATCAGCCATCTGAATTTTATTCAATTCTCCATGCCCTTCAATGATAGCAATTTTTTTCTTTTGAATTGATGTCAATTTCCTGATTGCAGATATAAGCTCAAATTCAACACCTTCAACCGACTGGTTTAATATTTCATCAGACCTTGCTGCGCTGTTGCCCTTCAAAAGCATCACAGGAACTTCCTTATCCCTGTAAGAGATCAAAGCCCCCGGAAAGATTATCTTCTCTATCTTTTTATCACCTTCCCTGGCAAAAAGATTGGTAGGTTGTAACCCTTTTTCAGCTAACTGAAGGTAATATTGATTGCGCTGCCTGGGATCAGGATTTTCACCAGGATTTACAAACCTGAATTGCAGATTGCTGCCGGCATAAATCCCGAATTCGTCCAATTTATCACGTATGGCTCTCTGTAAGCGTTTAAAACCGGCAGGAAAATCACCTTCAAGATACACTTCTACATAAACTATATCTTCCAACCCGTTTAAAACCTTTATTGTTGCAGGCGAAATGCTGTATCTCTTATCTTCGGTCAGGTCGTACCTGAAAAAGTATTGTGAGGCGATAATATTCGCAAGCAGGATCATGATTATGCCTATTATGAAAGTCAGTATATCGTTCAGCCTTTTAGTTCGTTTCAATGGATGCATTGTTATTATTGTTACATGATTGTATGGTTGCGGTAAAGATTTATTTTTGGGTTTTTAGAGATGTCATTAAATCGATATTGAATTTTTTTAAAAAAACTGCCAGCACCTCACTTGAAGACTTTACACCGAAATTTCTAATTCTAAGAAGGCTCTTATATCCATAAGTTTCACAATAATTGATAACATCCATCGATGTTTCCAGACCGGCACCTCTCAAGTTATAATAACTTCTAGTACTTAATTTTAAATCAGATAATTTACAGCCGTAAATATTTTCATATTCTTTTGATTCTTTTAATTTTTTTTCACCGTCTTTAAATTTTTTTATATACATCTCCAACCGTTCATTTTTTTCTTTCAAATATTCAACTTCTAATATTTTTTCGTTACATATTCTATATCTTAGTGATAATTTGTCTATATTATATCTTATTTTTCTTTGGGTTTTGTCTTTTATTTGTCTTATTCTTTCTGTGGTTACATTATATTTTTTAGCTACTTTCCTCAAACTTAATTTTTCAAAGAATAAATACTTTAGAATATCTAATTCTTTTTCGGACAGATTCGGGATAAATGGTTTAGAGCCTAAAAGTTTTTTTATGAAACCTGTCAACAAAATGTTATCAAGCGTTATAGAAGAAAATGAAAATGATACCTCAACTCCTTCTGTTAGATTCTTAATTCTTTCTATCTGGGCTTTATCAAATAGCATCCTTGCTCCCTTGTAATTACTTATGCGATAACTGGGTATTTTCTTTGAGTTAAGAAGGCTTCGTGCTTTTTTAGGCGAAAGTCCCAGAATTTGCATGCATTCGTTCTTATCAATAAATTCTATATCTTTAATATTTTTTATACCCAGCATTTTGTTTATTTCTGTAATTTTATAATGTGATTCATTTTTAATTTTTATTGGCTTAGGAAAATTTCCTTTTCTGTTTCTGCCATAATAACCAAGTGAATATACATCTTTCAATAATAGTATTCTAGCCAGCTCTTTTGAGGATAATGTTTCCATTGTTTGTTAATTTATATGTTAATACAATTTTATTTTCTCCTTTTTATCATTTCAAGTAAAAAGTAAAAAGGTAAAAGTAAAAAGTGAATTTATACTTTATACTTTTTACTTTTTACTTGTTCATTGATCTACCATTTCCTGGTTTCCAAAACAAATTTAGTTGATAAAAGCATTATTGCGATCACACCTAAAAAATAAACAATATCACCAGAATCAATCAGCCCTTTGCTCATTGAACTATAGTGATAAGCTATCCCTAACTGACTGATCAGATCAGCATATTTTCCCCATAGATCGATAGCAGCTAAAGAGCTAAAACCTGAATAAACAATAACGCATAGGGCAGAAGCAATGATAAATGAGATGATCTGGTCTTTAGTTATTGCTGATGAAAATATCCCGATTGATGTAAATATTGCTCCTAAAAATATCAATCCAATGTAAGAACCAGTGGCCGCTGCTGAATCAATATTACCTGCAGGGTTACCTAAAATATAAACTGTGGAATAGTATATCAGGGTTGGTAATAAGGCAAAAATTACAAGCAAAAAGCTTGAAAAATACTTTCCAAAGATGACCTGCCAATCAGTTAGTGGTTTTGTAAGCAGTAGTTCCATGGTGCCGGCTTTTTTTTCCTCGGCAAAGGTTCTCATCGTAATTGCAGGTATTAAAAACATAAATACATAAGGCGTGATAAAAAAAAGGGTATCCATATCGGCAAAGCCATAATCAAAAACATTGGTTCCGGGAATTACCCACATAAACAACCCAATGCCTGTCAGGAAAACAATGATGACGATGTAGGCGATCAGGGAGTTTAGGAAACTGTTTATTTCTTTTTTGAGGATGTTAAACATGTATCAAAAATGCAGGGCGCATGGAGCTTACTGCATGGCGTTCTCTGCGCGATGCCTATTTAGTTAATTGTTGAAAAACATTTTCCAGCGAACCTTTTTGTTTAATAAGTTCAGCAACTTTACTGTCAGCCACAATTTTACCTTCATTGATGATAACCACCCTGTCACAAATAGCTTGTACTTCCTGCAAAATATGGGTTGAAAAGACAACGGTTTTTTCCTTACCGATATTTTTAATAACCTCCCTGATCTCAATGATCTGGTTGGGGTCTAAACCCGAAGTAGGTTCATCCATTATCAAAACTTCAGGGTCATGGATCAATGCCTGAGCCAAACCAACACGCTGCCTGAAGCCTTTTGACAGCGTTCCGATCTTTTTATTCTGCTCAGGGGATAAGCCGCACTGTTGTATCATTTTCTCTACACTGCTTTTCAGTTTAGCGCCTTTTAAATTGTACAAACTCCCAATGAAATGCAGGTATTCATGCACATACATATCAGTGTAAAGAGGATTCTGCTCGGAAAGATAGCCTACGCTTTTACGAACCTCAATGGATGATTCCATCACATCATAACCGCAAACTGTAACAGTACCGCTTGTAGGCGGGAGATAACATGCAGCCACCCTCATGGTAGTGGTTTTACCGGCTCCGTTAGGCCCTAAAAAACCTAATATCTCTCCCCGCTCTACCGAAAAGCTTATACCATCCACGGCTGGGTGGGTACCAAAAACTTTTGTGAGGTTATTGACTGTGATTGACATAAAAAAATACAAATATACGTCATGTATATTTGAATAAAAGATTATTGCTGCTGTTTTATCTTCAAAATTCATTTTAAACTTCAATTTAGTAGTTTTACCAAAAAATAGTTATTCTACAACAAATTAACCCAATAATGCGACTTATATACAGCTTTACGTGCATAGCTCTACTAGTTGGCAGGGTATGGCGCTCCGTGCTCTACCCCGCCAACAGGCGGGGCTATGCATTATGTGCTTACTTACTTATCATTCTACCCTGTATAGGCCAGGATAAAGATGATAAGGCCCCCTGGTTATTTGGCTTAACCACCCATTACGGTTTTATCTGGCAACATAGCCCGAAAATGGCACATCTTGCAACAAGCCACCCCTTAGCTGTTGAACTAAGCCTTCATAAACAAACAACAGGCAATAGAGCCTGGCACAAGCTATATAATTATCCTCAGATCAGTTATTCTTTTTTCTATTTCAATCTCGGGAATCCGGAAGTGCTGGGAGACGCATATACAGCCGTTTTTTATTTAAATGTGCCTTTGCGCCTTTCCTCACCTCACCCCCTACCCTTCTCCACTGGCGTGGAGAGGGGAGAAAGAGAGGGGAGAAAAATTGGAAGGACGAGCAGCAGAGCCAGGTTAAATCTAAGGATAGGAACCGGATTAGTTTACCATACAAAAAAGTTTGACAGAATCGAAAATCATAAAAACAACTTATTCAGTACGAGCATCAACGGGGTAATGCAGGGCAAAATAGAATACGATAAAAAGATCAGCGATAAGATATCGTTTCAAGCTGGCATCATGATAACGCATTTTTCAAACGGGGCGATCAAAATGC is from Cytophagales bacterium and encodes:
- a CDS encoding ATP-binding cassette domain-containing protein, which gives rise to MSITVNNLTKVFGTHPAVDGISFSVERGEILGFLGPNGAGKTTTMRVAACYLPPTSGTVTVCGYDVMESSIEVRKSVGYLSEQNPLYTDMYVHEYLHFIGSLYNLKGAKLKSSVEKMIQQCGLSPEQNKKIGTLSKGFRQRVGLAQALIHDPEVLIMDEPTSGLDPNQIIEIREVIKNIGKEKTVVFSTHILQEVQAICDRVVIINEGKIVADSKVAELIKQKGSLENVFQQLTK
- the gldF gene encoding gliding motility-associated ABC transporter permease subunit GldF; the encoded protein is MFNILKKEINSFLNSLIAYIVIIVFLTGIGLFMWVIPGTNVFDYGFADMDTLFFITPYVFMFLIPAITMRTFAEEKKAGTMELLLTKPLTDWQVIFGKYFSSFLLVIFALLPTLIYYSTVYILGNPAGNIDSAAATGSYIGLIFLGAIFTSIGIFSSAITKDQIISFIIASALCVIVYSGFSSLAAIDLWGKYADLISQLGIAYHYSSMSKGLIDSGDIVYFLGVIAIMLLSTKFVLETRKW
- the gldG gene encoding gliding motility-associated ABC transporter substrate-binding protein GldG, producing the protein MHPLKRTKRLNDILTFIIGIIMILLANIIASQYFFRYDLTEDKRYSISPATIKVLNGLEDIVYVEVYLEGDFPAGFKRLQRAIRDKLDEFGIYAGSNLQFRFVNPGENPDPRQRNQYYLQLAEKGLQPTNLFAREGDKKIEKIIFPGALISYRDKEVPVMLLKGNSAARSDEILNQSVEGVEFELISAIRKLTSIQKKKIAIIEGHGELNKIQMADITSSLKENFLIERINLPEKISLNDYDAIIVARPDTVFSDYDKYKIDQFIIKGGKALFFIDAVNVNLDSIGEEGKLVMPYKLDLGDMFFRYGIRLNADLIQDLNSGVIPLFVGYMGNQPQTRLVNWRYYLLLNTFSKHPIVKNMDVLYARFLGTIDTVKAGGIKKTPLVFTSKYSKILPTPVRVNFNEVRLDVNPRLFSQGSLPVAYLLEGSFQSLYTHRLALHTENTFEFKEKDKPSKIIICSDGDLIQNDVNKKTGHPYPLGYDRFTRRQFANKEFVLNAVDYLLDESGIITLRAKEVTFRPLDKVKIKEERLKWQLINLVVPVILIVLFGVGRNYFRKRKYERKLTVGS
- a CDS encoding ORF6N domain-containing protein, whose product is MEKRQSLLVSEKVDRGILIIRSKKVMLDTDLAEIYGVTTRRLNEQVKRNIKRFPEEFMFQLTEEEKREVIANCYHLQKIKFSPHLPYVFTEHGTVMLASVLNSPVAVQASIQVVKAFVRLREILSTNKELAHKLEELEKKYDKQFAVVFKAIRQLMEPPSHPRKRIGF
- a CDS encoding acyloxyacyl hydrolase, with protein sequence MRLIYSFTCIALLVGRVWRSVLYPANRRGYALCAYLLIILPCIGQDKDDKAPWLFGLTTHYGFIWQHSPKMAHLATSHPLAVELSLHKQTTGNRAWHKLYNYPQISYSFFYFNLGNPEVLGDAYTAVFYLNVPLRLSSPHPLPFSTGVERGEREGRKIGRTSSRARLNLRIGTGLVYHTKKFDRIENHKNNLFSTSINGVMQGKIEYDKKISDKISFQAGIMITHFSNGAIKMPNLGINIPTANVGIRYSPGGKGGGKVPPLGRTMSSGHRASIAGGRGAVRGAGRVKINLAMGFAVKEIYPTGGRKYFAAIVSAYAARNMSAINKLCVGIDGFYDSSLKQEIIKDSLNLNGATPDIKRAGMIIGHELMVGKLSMITHFGAYFYRPYKKHRPFYQRYGLKYQFSKTFFGGFYLKAHLGSADYVEWSFGIQI